gaaataggggatgaaactttatatgggaGGTCGTcacgtcattatcgaagataaatcgataaatctttattaaacttgccatttcggcacgtgattaagagataaatagacatttgttcgcgcgtttttaaaaattcttcctgggagggggtgaaataggggatgaaattttatatggaagatcgtcattgtcgaagataaatcgatggttctttatgaaacttggcatttgggcacgtgataagagataaatagatatttgttcgcgcgttttttaaaattattcctgtgagggggtgaaatatgaaagtttttaTATATGGGAAaccgtcattgtcgaagataaatcgatggttccttatgaaacttggcatttgggtacgtgataagagataaatagatatttgttcgcgcgtttaataaaattcttcctgtgtgggggtgaaataggggatgaaagtttatatgaaggtcgtcattatccaagataaatcgatggaaaataggtatcctaaataaattaaaatcttcccaaagttactattccacgcggacgaagtcgcgggcaaaagctagtagtaaatatatcaaatgtacaaggaaaattataacggctaagattgcttgagaattattagcagtttaagagtaaatagcagcctaaggtataaaatatacctaaaacttgaaagattcagtacacaatacgaaatccttagaaaaatattatttgattttttcgtaatggctacggaaccctgtcctgggcgtgtacgacatgCTATGCATGCAtggtttttatattataatggtACCAAACCAAATGCCTTTTCATGTCGTTTTTGGTCTCATGAATGCCTTGTAAATGACCGGATCCCacgcgactcgcacttggccagttttttcgTAGCCCCATTTATTATAGGAACTGtcatttaagattttatttctgAGCAATTTGTAAAACATAGCGGTCTTACCACAAAAAACTTTAACACAAATCTTAGACAATTCTAAAATTACTTGTGTGTAAATAccatcatttgttttttttcgtaggTACACGTTAAGGCAACTAATTTCTGTCAagaaaaacaaactaaaaaatactttacagtacaaaacatttaataaattatttatttacattcttGTTCGTTAAACACTTTAACAGTCGATTCTATTCACtcaataatgatgatggtggGGTTCAGGGTGGATGGAGGGAGCAGAGTTGTGAACCACGGCGTTGAATCTGAAACaagaaatatttacttacattcCATCCCATTTCGTTTTGTCTGTCAAATAATTGTCTGTGATACTAAGGAACTACCTACACTGCTTTTATTTGCATCAATTAAGGACATGCATTGCATCACATACATATCCCTTTGGTACATTCAGGTTGATAAATAATTTACTCTGAACCTTTGTTGTAAGGTGGGTACCTATATCACTTAATGCAGCTTGCTCTTTGTTATATGGTTCAGGTCTCGTAGCGTTTTCTATTGATTTCTGATACGAGTCGCTACTTTCTTCCTATCGTCTGTATTGAACATTTTCGTTTCATTCCTTCGTTTCGTTCGATTCCTTTTTCTAACGTGACTTATAtccgtatttatttatttttgaaatgcaGCTCTGTTTGATTAGCTATCGATAATCTAATGCGTCATTCTTCAAATATTTGTCTTAGAACAATAATATACTCATGTATAaggataaattattaattatgtaaacACGTGCACCTTAAAGATATCATCCATTTAATCTGATTTATTAACTCTCCGTGCCGTTTAAATCTAACTTGGATATTAGTTCGAAATAGTCTATGCAACATGCGCTGGCGTCGCCTGAGGTGATAAAACTAAGCTGATTGTTTTGTAATGGTGTAGAAAGAACACCAATTTATGCAGTTATTGGGTCTGCAATAAACAAATGAACCACGTTCTGTTGTACATGTATGGAATGCGTCAACATTTTGCAACTGCAACATTAAGTAAacctaattgtttttattttatgtcggTTTAGGCGACAATTGTCATTTAGCTACAAACACACAATTAGGGTAGATTTACAATTGAAACATTACCATAGTTACTACAGAAAAAACTAGGTCAGGGATGCTCTACGCTAGCTGAACTGAACGCTTACTAGCCTTAACTTTTTTGCTGTTGGTAGAACCACAGTAGAACCTTATACCTACAAGGTCTTGCTGGATCGTTACTATTATCTTACTGTTGTGTTCCTGAGCGGAGCGGATGATCAGACAGCAGCAGTACAGGATATCTACAGGCAGGGGCGTTAACGTATGACCAACATTGGCCTAGTAAAGGTCTCAGGGCAATGGATTGTGGCGCCCAATGGCGATGTTACAGGTTTTTCGGGCTACTTCAAAGTGGCCGGTGGTATTCACATAGTCGCCCATTGTTCACTATATCACTGACTGTTGACCCATGGACCCTACACAATTGCACCAGGTACATTTCAAGTgttccacttgctcgtttgtctgtcttgtactattaaaaaaaagctcaCCCATTGTGGTCGTCAGCGGTGTACTCGACCTTGCGCACGGAGCCATCGGGCTGCACCAGCGAGTAGTAGCCGTGCACGGCGTCGCCATCGCGGGACTCGTGCTGCGACTTGTGGTCGCCGGTGTGGGGGTCGGCTACTGAGTACGCGAAGTCGTATTTAGGATGAGCCTGGAAAAAGCACATGTTACATTGAGATTAGTAATGACGCTTGGGAGAGAAAGAGTTATCGGATTACATGCGTGGATCGTGTTACAAATTTTTCACTTTTCTCTATTGCTATCGgtaaatcagtgcgaaagtatCGTCGACAAATAACTGATGCCATTCGGCATTGTCCCTAGGATACTGGACATTAAATAAAGGATATACTGTATTTGACGGATTAGCGACAGGGAAGACGATTGACCACGACGATTGacattgcctaacgtttctgcagggctactacgaaactcgaagttcgtgtcgtgccgaccctctgacacttatacaatttaatacgagagtgagagggacggtacgatagttaacttcgactttcgagtttcgtagtagccgtgctgaCGCTCGCGAACGCAATACGATGACagatttcaaaacaaaaactgtcatttgattgcgatcgcgatcgtcaaaaacgttaggcaatacggcctctattCAACGTAGTTGATGGATTATGGTGAGTCTTTAAATCTCTTTGTCTTTGAGTCTTTTATTAGGTAAATAATCgatgagttgaaataaaatcataatgcACAGCTAGTTTGCACTTACAGATTGGGACGAAGGATCAAATCATGTCATTATactcaaattttaaaactaatgtgGCCACATTAAGTTGGTGACCATATTTTGGGGCTAATTGTACATACAAAAGTACAGTAATagagttaaataataatatagcgcTGGCGATAACGTGAGCTGCGTGGAACGCTTTCCACCTTGATAGTCAAAATATGACATGTAATCTTGCCTCTTAGGAGTGTCAATCTTAGATCTACCCTAAAAATACCGATGTCTACGATTAAAAGTCAGTATAGTTCTCccgctcaaaaaaaaaaaaaaaaagacacaatttttgctaatttgggagcgattatttccggaaatcttcacttaatcaaaaaagtttttgagaaacctggtaggtactatcttttcaaaagaacTGTCGAACTaggtgccacacgttgatgcgagttaaaaaatattttttcaatatctgttacgtgtatggagtgcccccccctataaatatttatttttgtaattttactacAAAACTATATAGCGGCTTGGCAAGACTCTCTTGTAGTTTtggagtaaaatgcctgtgacatacggacggacagacagacagacaggcagacagacggacttgacgaaactataagggttccgtttttgccgttttggctccggaaccctaaaaatagcgAGGAAGactcgatacgaacttcgaactCGAGAAAAGACCCGTGTTCTACTTACGTATTCATCATGTCCATCATAGCCGTGATCATAGGCGATGGGTGCAGCGTAGTGAGCCAGCGGCGCGGCGTGAGCGAGCGGCGCAGCGTAGTGCGCGGGCGCAGCGACGTACGGCGCGTAGCCTTCGTCGTGACGCACGATGCTCTGGGAGGACACGGCGTGTCCGTGTCCGTGTCCGTAGCCGTACAGACCCGCGTTTGCGGCTGCGAGCATGGCACCAAAAGCTACGAGCTGAAAAgagatttttttcaatgttagatttgttttaatttacgtacctacattaacttatttataaacAGCCTAATGCTATCGAAGTCTTCATGGATTGGTTTgagtacaaaaataaacagtGCCTTTGCTAATATGGTTTTGTCCGTCAAAAGGCAGTTCAAAACtgaatattatttatctaaTTCTCATTGATCACAAATTTTCTAATACGAGTATGCTTTTTAgcgttacatttaaatttaaaaattaacactGTATCCACCACTTTTTGAATATTAAATGCTTATTAAATTTACTCACTTTGCTGAACATTTTGCTCTAGTTGTTTTCAACGTTGGTTGCTGATTGATGTCAATACCAGCGGTTGTaggtttttatattaatttaacacTCAAGATCAAGTGGGGCTGCCCGCGGCAGGCCTCGCTGCGACAATAGATAAAGGTCGAATTAAAGCCATTATGGAATTGCAATAACGATATATGTCATGGTATCGGTATCTATTGCTTTTGGCCATGCGACGTTGCTGAAGCTTATTgtaattcaaaaaaaatatatataaaaaaaactggccaagtgcgagtcggattttGAATGGAtctcgactgttgaactttaagttatttCACAGAGTTCTATTTGTAGACTACTGGACTTgtttttacctttttaatttttattcaaagtttGGGTTTTTGATttgtctaaaatatttttttatttcgtgctATTTAGATGTACCTATGAAAATGGTAGCATAAAAATTGGTTATAACCTGTGTAGAGGTTTGCATTTGGAATGAGCTAATTGGCGAAATACCTATCATATCCAATAGTGGCAGTCCTAAGACTGATAttataatgacgatgatgatgaattagcgaaaaaaaaaatcaggacaaTAGGGTCACAATTACTTTGACCGACAAATGGGGTATAGATAAGCCAAAGTATACTTCTTTAGCTAAGTAGCAGGGCCCCAGCACGAGTCTGGCCATTTTGAGCCGAGTGTCCACGACGGTGAGTTTGTGGGGCCCTAGGCTAATACTACTTGGTTGGGGCCAACCTAATTAATCAAGTAATTGCGATTTTGTCAAAAACTCTTGTTTGATAATGATATAATAGGGTTGGGGGCCCTTAATGTCCACGAGGCCCTGGGCTTCAGTCCAAAAAGCTCTGCAAGTATTAAACTCGAGGACTGCATACCTAGCTTATACTGCAGAGCCGGCTTAAGTATTTGTTCTAGGTAAACGCTCTGCCAGAGATATAATTAATGGAGAGCGAAGGTCAAGTTTAAGTCATAAAGAAACATAAGTGCGTTTTTAGGCATTTAATGCTAAATGTTATCCTACAAAGATTAAGACAGAACTATATTAGGATACATAGTCCATTAATTTTACTCTTGGAATTCAGGTAATTAGAATTTTTATCTTAATTAGTTATCATTATCTCCCACTGTTGCGCAAATATCGCTTTTGCACAGGATGCAATTTGTTCAGCTGCATTCTATTGGATATAACAGGTAATTAGTTTCTTAGGCTAAAAATAAAACGGCAGAATTTTCCTGTAAAGCTTTCTATGTAATGGTACCTATAAAGTAACAAAACCTTCTGTTTCATAAGGTGAAATACTATTTGgccattattttgttttagcttAATATACAGTGGCGTAGTTGGTCTAGTAGTTtcctgaaaattataaaatgaactGTTTCCTGTTCTTACTTTTCAAGTGCAGACGAGGCTTCATGTGTGAGTTATCAATCATATAAAGGTTTAAAATCCTGATAAACTCTGAAATATTCAATAACACTTCAGATTAACTAGTTTACAAAAACGTTCTCCGCTTGGCCGTATTTCCTGTTTCTCTTAAATAGTGCATTTTTATCTTCAACGAATTCAGATTACATAGCGGGCCAGAAGTTACTCGGAGGAAACTACCGAtcaaatttgtaaacaaaagtaacattattttttatattatcagttgaaataaaaacctTTATTTACAGCGTCTCATAAGAACCTTCGGTAAAAACTCGCGAAATATATtccaaaatacctaaatatggTTAATGATCTCATAAAATATATGGTTCGAGGTATATGAGACATATTCGACATGTTATTGTCCCAGCTAAGTATATAAGGTCtcgttacatttatttttaacccaatTTGACATTGAACATTTTTAACTGCTACTTTAAAGTAGTTTCAGGTACTTAGCTTGAAGAACAATGCCAGAAACGGTATTTTGATATCAACTTTtgcgtattatttatttattacatacttaAGGGTATTTGTTCTTTAAGTTAAAAGAAGTGACATtgattcttaaaaaaaactagaagaaaagtgtaataataataacggggttattattcatttattcattcttTAGTATTCATGTTTGAAAACttcagtttaaaaaatgtcaaagAGTTGagttaaaaccggccaagagcgtgtcgaacacgcccaaaatagggttccgtagccattacgaaaaaaataaaaaatatttttctaaggatttcgtattttatacggaatcttccaagtttaggtatattttatacctaaggctgctatttactcttaaactgctaataattctgaagcaaacttagccgttattcaatggtgtgtgtgaagtttccaatccgcattgggcccgcgtgggaactactgcccaagccctctcattctgagaggaggcttgtgccctgcagtgggacgtataaaggctgggattatgaaacttagctgttatagttttccttgatagcttgatatacttactaacatcctgcattttttaaaatttttccactcaccggtttagatttttcgTGAAAATTTgccctttaaagttgaatatttcgcaaacaaatcactgaatcgaaaaatcgtcttagcaaccccctaatggttttaaaagacctatccaatatacatatatatacgacactatagggttgaatgagaaaaaaaatcacccccactgtacgtctataggaggtatcccaaaaaagttattttttttaaatttttaattgtactattttgtcggcatagtttatttatatatacgtgcaaaattacatcttttttgccattttggctccggaaccctaaaaaactgtaaaataataatatttcgcaAAGCAGAAGCATCAACAAGTACTTACATTAAATATGATAATTAGTAAGTAGAGTAAAGTGCTACTTGATAATTAGAACAAACTATTTCGGCAGGGCTTTCGTTACAACAGGGTACGCAAAGTGCTTATTTaagttgatataaaaaataaataactttttttaatttacttcctcgataatcaatcaaaattaaaGACGAATGGCTGTGCCCAGTCAGTTGTGGAACATTTTGAAATATGCTACTTAGCCTGTTTCCACTCACTTCTGTTGCATAGCATAGAATACGGAGCTTACCTATTATTACGGAATCAATCATTTAGCTTCTTTTTTCTAAGACTgaagggatttttttttattcaactggatggcaaacgagcaaggggtctcctgatggtaagagtttaccaccgcccataaacatctgcaataccaggggtattgcagacgcgttgccaacctagaggcctaagacatTTCAAAAGGGAAAGGAAGGAAAGCGATTTTGGTtataatactataaaaatattaagtttaatccaaaccacattattattatcaattcACGCTTTATTTACAGCATTCTCGCATTCATTTATTACAAAACATAAATAGTCTCCTTATAAATAGCACTCGGTGATCTGTTCCTCAATAATGATGGTAGTCGTGGGCAGGAGCGGCGTGGATGGTAGGTGCTGAGTTGTGGACTACAGCGTTGAAtctgaaaacataaaaaaatattgatggaAAGTTATCTACGCTAGCTTTTGTCCTGAAATAACTAACTGGGTTTTGCGACTAGGATAAAGGTTTCAGTCGTTTATACTTCGGAGGCACTGGCGTGCTAAGTTAACAGGAGATGGTTATAAATGGGCATGACCCTTGTTGATTTGATGCTAGTCAAAggtgagaaaaaatatataagtacatacttaGGTTTCAGTTCAAAATGTTGATGTGTCTACTTGCATCTTCTATTAATTCATTGCTGGTTATTCTTACCCATTGTGGTCATCAGCGGTGTACTCGACCTTGCGCACGGAGCCATCGGGCTGCACCAGCGAGTAGTAGCCGTGCACGGCGTCGCCATCGCGGGACTCGTGCTGCGACTTGTGGTCGCCGGTGTGGGGGTCCGCAACCGAGTACGCGAAGTCGTATTTAGGATGGGCCTGGATAAACAATAAAGTATAGTATAAATTCGGTAAGTGCTCTACCTTGAACTCTTTTaccaattaaaattattaccaATATTCGAGCAGGAATGAGACGCACCAAGTAATAAGCAAGGGAATAGAATTATAAGCATGATGGTGCCAATTCATCGAGAGGTAAGTTTAAAGTTAAATGCAGACACATTATCTGTGTGTGTCAACAAATTTTCAGCCAATAGTAACTTACGTATTCATCATGACCATCGTAATGGGCGACAGGGGCAGCGTAGTGAGCAACAGGGGCAGCGTAGTGAGCGATAGGGGCGGCGTGGACGATGGGAGCAGCGTAGTGAGCCGGAGCATAGTGATCTGGGGCAGCATAGTGAGCTGGGGCATAGTGACCCTCGTCGTGA
This Choristoneura fumiferana chromosome 12, NRCan_CFum_1, whole genome shotgun sequence DNA region includes the following protein-coding sequences:
- the LOC141433711 gene encoding uncharacterized protein; this translates as MFSKIVAFGALLAAASAGHLGHAVSSQSIIRHDEGHYAPAHYAAPDHYAPAHYAAPIVHAAPIAHYAAPVAHYAAPVAHYDGHDEYAHPKYDFAYSVADPHTGDHKSQHESRDGDAVHGYYSLVQPDGSVRKVEYTADDHNGFNAVVHNSAPTIHAAPAHDYHHSKMFSKLVAFGAMLAAANAGLYGYGHGHGHAVSSQSIVRHDEGYAPYVAAPAHYAAPLAHAAPLAHYAAPIAYDHGYDGHDEYAHPKYDFAYSVADPHTGDHKSQHESRDGDAVHGYYSLVQPDGSVRKVEYTADDHNGFNAVVHNSAPSIHPEPHHHHY